GTCACGGCCGCCGCGGAGGGGCTGGGCATAAGCCGGAAGAGACTATCAGCATTGATTAACCAACGCTCCGGCATCAGTCCGCTCATGGCGCTCAGGCTATCGAAGGCCTTTCCAAACACAACGGCTCAATTCTGGCTGAATCTGCAGAATCAATTCGATCTCTTCGTGGAGCAGGGCAATGCGGCCCTCGCCACCGTCAGGCGACTGGCAGCTGCATAACATCCTTTTCGATATACTGACGCGGCTAAAAGACGGGGTAATTACTCATCCCCACCCACACGGACCTCACTTCGGTCGTCCGTTAGCGGCAGGCTGATGAGGTTGGCGAAGAAGGCATACACCTCGGGGTGATACGCCTTGAGTTGCCGGTACCAGCCGAGGGCGGTGTAGACGTAGGTCCCCTCGCCATACCGCGCCAGAAGGGTCGAGCTCGCCAGCGGCTCTTCGCCGGGATCATTCATGCGGAAGACCTCCTGGAACTCGGGCGCGTATTCGCCGGGGAAATAGAGGCCGCGCTCCTGCACCCACCCCTCCCACAACGCCGGCCCGATGGCGTTTGGCGCATGGAACAGCGGGGAATCGGGTAGCAATACTGTCACGGGCGCGTCTTCCCGCGTCACCCTGTCGTGACTGAGCAGCAGCGGATAGGGCGCCAGGGTATCCGGGTTTTTCTTCGCGGCGTCAAATGGATCGGCGAATTCCGGATTCCACTCGAACGTCTTCTGGTAGTTGACGATCAGGTGCCCGCCGGCTTCGACCCACGCGAGCAGCCGGCCGTTGTGC
The sequence above is a segment of the Rhodothermales bacterium genome. Coding sequences within it:
- a CDS encoding HigA family addiction module antitoxin, producing the protein MMHNPAHPGEILKDLYLEPLGLSVTAAAEGLGISRKRLSALINQRSGISPLMALRLSKAFPNTTAQFWLNLQNQFDLFVEQGNAALATVRRLAAA